The Candidatus Krumholzibacteriota bacterium genome contains a region encoding:
- a CDS encoding ATP-dependent Clp protease ATP-binding subunit: MNDKFTERVRKVIYLARDEANRLQHDYIGTEHLLLGIVREGEGIAARVLQKLDLDLEQIQQAIENLVKPTGGTLTLGEIPLTPRAKRVLELSVEEARLLGHNYVGTEHLLLGLIREGEGVAARVLLELGVDRKRVREEIMKILHQGGGNIGAGKSSKSKSESPTLDQFGRDLTQLARENKLDPIIGREREMNRIIQILCRRKKNNPVLIGEPGVGKSAIIEGLAQAIVNNKVPELLKDKRITTLDLASVVAGTKYRGQFEERLKNIIAEIRDNDQVIIFIDEIHTIVGAGGAEGAIDASNMLKPALARGEIQCIGATTLDEYRKHIEKDGALERRFQSIIISPPTENESVLILEGLRDKYEAHHRTKFDQDSLEQAVYLSQRYIQGRFLPDKAIDVIDEAGARARLSVTTTPDELREMEKRIEEMSKEKESAIQSQEFEKAASFRDQEKGLREELKERYKEWTEHRQETESIVTGKDIANVISDMTGIPVSDVEEEETVKLLNLEEELRKRVIGQEPALLAIAKAVRRNRAGLRDPKRPIGSFVFLGPTGVGKTELARTLSATLFESENALIQIDMSEYMEKFAISRLIGAPPGYVGYEEGGQLTEKVRRRPYSVVLLDEIEKAHPDVFNLLLQILEEGNITDSFGRKIDFKNTVLIMTSNAGAKDVRSKKGFGFVSSDEKEVDTGYEHMKNKIMEAAKQIFNPEFINRIDELIVFRQLDRDDLMNIIDILLKDLYTRLDSMKLEFEITVEAKELIIEKGFDPTLGARPLKRAIQKLLEDPLSEKMLSGDISRHDKLSITADPSGKMLLFETERKVKTARSE; the protein is encoded by the coding sequence ATGAACGACAAGTTCACAGAACGAGTAAGAAAAGTCATATACCTCGCGAGAGACGAGGCTAACAGGCTGCAGCACGATTATATAGGAACAGAGCATCTGCTTCTCGGGATAGTACGCGAGGGTGAAGGGATTGCCGCAAGGGTCCTTCAGAAACTCGATCTTGATCTCGAACAGATTCAGCAGGCGATCGAGAACCTCGTAAAACCTACCGGCGGAACGCTAACCCTCGGTGAGATTCCACTTACTCCGAGGGCGAAACGGGTCCTGGAGCTTTCGGTCGAGGAAGCAAGGCTTCTGGGGCATAACTATGTAGGCACAGAGCACCTCCTTCTTGGATTGATACGGGAGGGTGAGGGAGTGGCAGCCAGGGTACTGCTTGAACTCGGCGTCGATCGAAAGAGGGTCCGTGAAGAGATCATGAAGATACTTCATCAGGGTGGAGGAAATATCGGAGCTGGGAAATCATCAAAATCGAAAAGCGAGTCTCCTACACTCGATCAGTTCGGAAGAGACCTGACCCAGCTGGCAAGGGAGAATAAGCTTGATCCGATCATCGGGCGTGAAAGAGAGATGAACAGGATCATACAGATCCTCTGCCGCCGCAAGAAGAACAATCCCGTCCTGATCGGTGAACCGGGTGTGGGGAAATCGGCGATAATCGAAGGCCTCGCTCAGGCGATCGTGAACAACAAGGTCCCTGAACTGCTCAAGGATAAACGAATAACTACGCTCGATCTAGCATCTGTAGTAGCTGGAACAAAATACAGAGGACAGTTCGAGGAGCGTCTTAAGAATATCATAGCCGAGATACGCGATAACGACCAGGTCATCATCTTTATCGACGAGATCCATACGATCGTCGGTGCAGGTGGAGCGGAAGGCGCGATCGACGCTTCCAATATGCTCAAACCAGCTCTGGCAAGGGGTGAGATCCAGTGTATCGGGGCGACGACACTCGACGAGTACAGGAAGCATATCGAGAAGGACGGAGCCCTTGAAAGGCGTTTTCAATCGATTATAATCAGTCCTCCTACCGAGAACGAATCGGTCCTTATCCTCGAGGGGCTTAGAGATAAATACGAAGCTCATCACAGGACCAAGTTCGATCAGGATTCCCTTGAACAGGCTGTATATCTCTCGCAGAGGTATATACAGGGCAGGTTCCTTCCCGACAAGGCAATCGATGTCATAGACGAAGCGGGAGCGAGGGCGAGGCTTTCTGTCACGACTACTCCCGATGAACTCCGCGAGATGGAAAAGCGCATAGAAGAGATGTCGAAGGAAAAGGAATCGGCGATCCAGTCCCAGGAGTTCGAAAAAGCCGCTTCGTTCCGTGACCAGGAGAAGGGATTGCGCGAGGAACTGAAGGAAAGGTACAAGGAGTGGACCGAGCACAGGCAGGAGACCGAGTCGATCGTCACGGGAAAGGACATCGCCAACGTGATTTCTGATATGACAGGTATCCCCGTCTCCGATGTCGAGGAGGAAGAGACTGTCAAGCTTCTCAATCTTGAGGAAGAACTGAGGAAAAGAGTGATCGGCCAGGAGCCGGCTCTTCTTGCCATTGCGAAAGCGGTGAGAAGAAACCGTGCCGGTCTGAGAGACCCAAAAAGGCCTATCGGCTCGTTCGTATTTCTCGGCCCGACGGGAGTCGGGAAGACAGAGCTTGCAAGGACGCTTTCGGCTACTCTTTTCGAGAGTGAAAACGCGCTCATACAGATAGATATGTCTGAATACATGGAAAAATTCGCTATCTCCAGACTGATAGGAGCTCCTCCGGGATATGTCGGATACGAAGAAGGAGGACAGCTGACGGAAAAGGTCAGAAGAAGACCGTACTCGGTCGTTCTTCTCGATGAGATAGAGAAAGCACATCCGGATGTATTCAACCTTCTGCTGCAGATCCTCGAAGAAGGGAATATCACCGATTCGTTCGGGCGGAAGATCGATTTCAAGAACACCGTGCTGATAATGACTTCGAATGCCGGCGCTAAAGATGTCAGGAGTAAAAAAGGGTTCGGCTTCGTCTCGTCTGATGAAAAGGAAGTCGATACCGGTTATGAGCATATGAAGAACAAGATCATGGAAGCCGCCAAACAGATATTCAATCCCGAGTTCATAAACAGGATCGATGAACTTATCGTATTCAGGCAGCTTGACCGCGACGATCTTATGAACATAATCGATATTCTTCTCAAGGACCTCTACACGAGACTCGATTCGATGAAGCTCGAGTTCGAGATAACAGTTGAGGCGAAGGAACTTATCATAGAAAAGGGGTTCGATCCCACTCTGGGAGCGCGGCCCCTGAAGAGAGCTATTCAGAAACTTCTCGAAGACCCACTCAGCGAGAAGATGCTGTCGGGAGATATCAGCCGGCACGATAAGCTCAGTATCACCGCTGATCCATCCGGAAAGATGCTTCTTTTCGAGACGGAGAGGAAGGTCAAGACGGCCAGGTCTGAATAG
- a CDS encoding protein arginine kinase has product MADISELLKKPAEWLSSDGDESEIVLSSRVRLARNLENRPFSHVAEPELLAEMSREVKEAVLRTDMLGKATIVDMDDISEGERMILAERRLISEEMVRNYSNRSLAVKEGEKLSIMINEEDHLRIQSFESGLSVRKAFKRIGDLDDELDERLDFAFSKRLGYLTACTTNVGTGLRVSAMVHLPGLVHNNDIRGVIDGLRHVRLTVRGSYGEGSEVVGNFFQISNSITLGLSEADTVTNIDSHIRKVIEFEKKARTSLLREARTLLEDKIWRSYGILKSARLVTSKETMSLISAIRLGIGLGIITDIKLADLNEILIIIQPMHLQRLYGKALGPEERDRIRADHIRSRLKKD; this is encoded by the coding sequence ATGGCTGATATCTCGGAACTGCTGAAGAAACCGGCTGAATGGCTTTCAAGCGATGGCGATGAGAGTGAGATTGTCCTTTCTTCCAGGGTCAGGCTCGCCAGAAACCTTGAAAACAGACCCTTTTCGCATGTTGCCGAGCCGGAGCTCCTCGCTGAGATGTCCCGTGAGGTAAAGGAAGCGGTTCTGAGAACCGATATGCTCGGCAAGGCGACGATAGTGGATATGGACGATATATCGGAAGGCGAGAGGATGATCCTCGCTGAAAGGCGTCTTATTTCCGAAGAGATGGTCAGGAATTACTCCAATAGAAGCCTGGCCGTAAAAGAAGGCGAAAAACTCAGTATCATGATCAACGAGGAGGATCACCTCAGAATACAGTCTTTCGAATCGGGTCTTTCAGTAAGAAAAGCGTTCAAGAGGATAGGTGATCTTGACGATGAACTGGATGAACGGCTTGATTTCGCCTTTTCCAAGCGGCTCGGTTATCTGACCGCCTGTACGACGAATGTGGGGACTGGACTCAGGGTATCAGCGATGGTGCATCTGCCCGGACTGGTCCATAATAACGATATAAGAGGCGTAATTGACGGCCTGAGGCATGTAAGGTTGACTGTCCGTGGCAGCTATGGTGAGGGAAGCGAGGTAGTCGGGAACTTTTTCCAGATATCGAACAGTATAACCCTGGGGCTTTCAGAAGCTGATACGGTGACGAATATTGATTCGCATATCAGGAAGGTCATTGAGTTCGAGAAAAAAGCGCGCACGAGCCTTCTGAGGGAGGCACGGACTTTGCTGGAAGACAAGATTTGGAGGTCTTATGGTATCCTGAAAAGTGCCAGGCTTGTAACTTCAAAAGAGACAATGAGTTTGATTTCAGCTATCAGGCTTGGTATCGGTTTGGGGATCATTACCGATATAAAACTGGCAGATTTGAACGAAATTCTGATTATTATCCAGCCGATGCATCTGCAGAGGCTCTATGGCAAGGCGCTGGGACCTGAGGAAAGGGACAGGATTCGCGCCGACCACATACGATCGAGATTAAAGAAAGATTAG
- a CDS encoding UvrB/UvrC motif-containing protein — MLCQFCKEREATIHFTNVIGKNVEKIHICTVCAEEKGFDYLKKSNFEKVDLLAGLMNLAAETSKGTSATKRCPGCGRTYAAFKKSGKLGCAQCYDIFRVRLDQVLSSIHGDTTHKGKVPVRYGKSVDLSRRIEELQYELGRVIELEQYEQAAVIRDEIKILKEKDESEGRLDG; from the coding sequence ATGCTCTGTCAATTCTGCAAGGAAAGAGAAGCCACGATTCATTTTACCAACGTGATAGGTAAAAATGTCGAGAAAATACATATCTGCACGGTCTGCGCCGAGGAAAAAGGATTCGATTACCTCAAGAAGAGCAATTTCGAGAAGGTAGACCTTCTCGCCGGACTGATGAATCTCGCGGCGGAGACGAGCAAGGGGACATCGGCGACTAAACGCTGCCCCGGGTGTGGCAGAACGTACGCTGCCTTCAAAAAATCGGGAAAACTCGGTTGCGCTCAGTGTTATGATATATTCAGAGTGAGGCTGGACCAGGTTCTGAGCAGCATACACGGAGATACCACTCATAAGGGTAAGGTCCCGGTAAGATACGGAAAAAGCGTCGATCTTTCGAGAAGGATAGAAGAACTCCAGTACGAGCTCGGCAGAGTGATTGAACTTGAGCAATACGAGCAGGCAGCGGTAATCAGGGATGAGATAAAGATTCTGAAAGAAAAGGACGAATCGGAGGGAAGGCTCGATGGCTGA
- a CDS encoding ABC transporter ATP-binding protein: MNVLKAEDLSKVFDVEMGKIEVLKGLDFEAGEGEVIAILGESGAGKSTLLHLLGTLDTPDGGRVLIKGKDPVECGARELNMIRNRDIGFVFQFHYLLPEFNALENVMMPAVLRGSPDGQIEARARRLLEDVGLQERTSHKPAELSGGEQQRVAVARALMNEPAIILADEPSGNLDDRNSMVLHTLITKLSRSRNQTFVIVTHKKEILNSADKGFLLRDGKLFEAEKG; encoded by the coding sequence ATGAATGTTCTGAAAGCTGAAGATCTGTCCAAGGTATTCGACGTGGAAATGGGAAAGATCGAGGTTTTGAAGGGACTCGATTTCGAAGCTGGCGAGGGCGAGGTGATAGCGATCCTCGGTGAATCCGGTGCCGGAAAATCGACACTGCTGCATCTGCTTGGCACACTTGACACCCCCGATGGCGGCAGGGTCCTGATAAAGGGAAAGGATCCGGTCGAGTGCGGCGCGAGAGAACTGAACATGATCAGAAACCGGGATATCGGTTTCGTATTTCAATTCCACTATCTTCTCCCGGAATTCAATGCCCTCGAGAATGTAATGATGCCCGCGGTTCTTCGTGGTAGCCCTGACGGGCAGATTGAGGCAAGGGCCAGGAGACTTCTTGAGGATGTCGGGCTGCAGGAGAGGACTTCGCATAAACCTGCCGAACTCTCGGGAGGGGAGCAGCAGAGAGTCGCCGTGGCAAGGGCTCTGATGAACGAACCGGCGATAATACTTGCCGATGAGCCTTCAGGTAATCTCGATGACAGGAACAGCATGGTATTACATACTCTGATAACAAAACTGAGCAGATCGAGGAATCAGACTTTCGTTATAGTGACACACAAAAAAGAGATCCTTAACAGTGCTGACAAGGGATTCCTTCTCAGAGACGGAAAGCTCTTCGAGGCAGAAAAGGGATGA
- a CDS encoding FtsX-like permease family protein has protein sequence MHYSFSIALRYLKARHRSGFVSRVTLIAVGGTLVGVTTLVIVLSLMNGFESELRSRIIEFNTHVLLFARSPKAWADIDSISAEIGNVPGVISSSPFVRGESILNYELIPGIRVKTKGVIIKGIEIERERNVSTVIDSFYPPVTTFETGGFYEGEELPGIVLGQELADDLRISLAEELTLVSAPADLKAGEIVPRLMDFRVIGFFKTGVFEFDSRFCYIDIRDASKLYDFESSIRGLGIKVDDIYRAKDIDDAIQERLQSYEYGTNNWIDMNSSLFSYIKVEKILMFLLLALIILIAAFNLVGMLTMVIMEKRSEIGILRSMGASSRGIMSIFMVEGTIIGLAGTVLGVLLGYGICMILSAVHLDLPADIYFINTLPVVVKLADILMVSAASLVICFAATIYPSWEACKMPPLDAIRFD, from the coding sequence ATGCACTATTCCTTTTCGATCGCTCTGAGGTACCTCAAGGCGCGGCACAGAAGCGGATTCGTTTCGAGAGTGACTCTAATCGCGGTCGGTGGCACCCTCGTAGGCGTGACGACTCTGGTGATCGTCCTGTCACTGATGAACGGGTTCGAGAGCGAACTGAGAAGCAGGATAATCGAATTCAACACGCATGTACTCCTTTTCGCCAGGTCCCCGAAGGCGTGGGCCGATATCGACTCGATCTCGGCGGAGATAGGAAATGTGCCAGGCGTCATCTCTTCATCCCCGTTCGTACGCGGTGAGTCGATACTGAATTACGAGCTGATCCCAGGCATTCGCGTGAAGACAAAGGGTGTGATAATAAAGGGTATCGAGATCGAGAGGGAAAGAAACGTCTCAACTGTAATAGATTCCTTCTATCCACCCGTTACGACTTTCGAGACGGGTGGGTTCTATGAAGGCGAGGAATTGCCAGGGATCGTCCTCGGGCAGGAGCTGGCGGATGATCTGAGGATATCGCTGGCTGAGGAACTGACGCTTGTCAGCGCTCCCGCCGATCTGAAGGCGGGAGAGATCGTGCCACGGCTGATGGATTTCAGGGTCATAGGGTTCTTCAAGACGGGAGTCTTCGAATTCGATTCGAGGTTCTGTTATATCGATATCAGGGACGCTTCAAAATTGTACGATTTCGAATCTTCGATAAGGGGGCTCGGAATCAAGGTCGACGATATATACAGGGCGAAAGATATAGATGACGCCATACAGGAGAGGCTTCAGAGCTATGAATATGGCACGAATAACTGGATAGATATGAACAGTAGTCTTTTCAGCTACATAAAGGTCGAGAAGATACTGATGTTCCTTCTTCTCGCCCTTATAATCCTTATAGCGGCATTCAATCTCGTGGGAATGCTTACTATGGTGATAATGGAAAAACGAAGCGAGATCGGGATACTGAGGTCGATGGGGGCGTCGTCGAGGGGTATCATGTCGATCTTTATGGTGGAGGGGACGATCATCGGGCTTGCCGGGACTGTACTCGGAGTATTACTCGGCTATGGTATATGCATGATCCTCTCAGCCGTGCATCTCGATCTGCCGGCAGACATATATTTTATTAACACGCTGCCCGTAGTCGTCAAACTTGCTGATATCCTTATGGTCAGCGCGGCGTCACTGGTCATCTGTTTCGCCGCCACGATATATCCAAGCTGGGAGGCCTGCAAAATGCCTCCTCTGGACGCGATCAGGTTCGATTAG
- the lysS gene encoding lysine--tRNA ligase — MVHEGGRERENRLEKLDRLRETGINPYPYRFQRTHRISGLHSGEETLLESGGDIAVAGRIMSLRGHGHTSFGNIKDDTGEIQFYIKDAEVSATDWKVFRLLDIGDIIGIWGVMFKTRTGELTIKVSRLELLSKSLLPLPEKYHGLQDKELRYRRRYVDLIVNDDVMKVFQKRTMIIDTIRNYLKEHNFLEVETPVLQPLYGGASARPFVTHHNSLDMKLYLRIADELYLKRLIVGGMERVFEFAKDFRNEGMDKSHNPEFTMLECYAAYWDYNDMMGFLEEMYQRLCEEVVGSSRIVFGEHQLDLTPPWKRLTFFGSLEERTGLDLRGATVKDLEKVAREKEIGLDGVSGKAALLDQLFSELVEPHLIQPTFIIDYPVELSPLAKMHREEEGLVERFEPYIAGFEVANAFSELNDPIDQRARFEEQVRTREEGADEMHPVDDDYIRALEYGMPPTGGLGVGIDRLVMLLTNSSSIRDVILFPQMRPETGREGR; from the coding sequence ATTGTCCACGAAGGTGGGCGTGAAAGAGAGAACAGGCTTGAGAAACTTGACAGGCTTCGCGAAACCGGAATAAACCCTTATCCGTACAGGTTTCAGAGAACGCACCGTATAAGCGGACTTCATTCGGGTGAAGAGACGCTTCTGGAAAGCGGCGGAGATATAGCCGTGGCGGGAAGGATAATGTCTCTGAGGGGACATGGGCATACTTCTTTCGGAAATATCAAGGACGATACGGGAGAGATACAGTTTTACATCAAGGATGCTGAAGTCAGCGCGACTGACTGGAAGGTCTTCAGGCTGCTCGACATCGGCGATATCATAGGGATCTGGGGAGTCATGTTCAAGACAAGGACCGGAGAGCTGACCATAAAGGTGAGCCGTCTTGAACTTCTGAGCAAATCACTTCTACCCCTTCCGGAAAAATACCATGGGTTGCAGGACAAGGAATTGAGATACCGGAGACGCTACGTAGACCTTATCGTGAACGATGATGTGATGAAAGTATTTCAGAAAAGGACGATGATCATAGATACGATCAGGAACTATCTCAAAGAGCATAATTTTCTCGAGGTCGAGACACCGGTGCTTCAACCGCTTTACGGAGGGGCTTCGGCGAGGCCTTTCGTGACGCATCACAACTCTCTCGACATGAAGCTCTACCTGAGGATCGCTGACGAGCTCTACCTCAAGAGGCTGATCGTGGGAGGAATGGAGAGAGTCTTTGAATTCGCGAAAGATTTCAGGAACGAGGGGATGGACAAATCGCATAATCCGGAATTCACCATGCTTGAATGCTACGCTGCGTACTGGGATTATAACGACATGATGGGTTTTCTTGAGGAGATGTACCAGAGGCTCTGCGAAGAGGTCGTCGGTTCATCCCGGATAGTCTTCGGCGAACATCAACTCGATCTGACTCCTCCATGGAAAAGGTTGACATTCTTCGGTTCGCTCGAGGAGAGGACAGGTCTCGATCTGCGCGGAGCGACAGTAAAGGATCTGGAAAAAGTCGCGAGGGAAAAGGAGATCGGTCTCGATGGTGTGTCGGGCAAGGCCGCGCTTCTCGATCAACTGTTTTCGGAGCTGGTGGAACCCCACCTGATCCAGCCCACCTTTATCATCGACTATCCGGTCGAGCTTTCCCCCCTGGCAAAGATGCACAGGGAGGAAGAAGGGCTTGTCGAGAGGTTCGAACCGTATATAGCGGGATTCGAAGTGGCTAACGCTTTCAGCGAATTGAACGACCCGATAGACCAGCGGGCGAGGTTTGAAGAACAGGTAAGGACGCGAGAAGAGGGCGCCGATGAGATGCACCCGGTCGATGATGATTACATCAGGGCTCTTGAATACGGAATGCCTCCTACTGGCGGACTTGGCGTGGGGATCGACCGCCTGGTGATGCTTCTGACGAATTCATCATCGATAAGGGATGTCATCCTGTTTCCCCAGATGCGGCCAGAGACCGGCAGAGAGGGAAGGTAG
- the prfB gene encoding peptide chain release factor 2 (programmed frameshift), whose product MTENLPIREIEEYVSDMEERLSSLRSIFDLETMSAQTIEIEEKMSSPGFWDDRETAEELITRLKSLKSKTEPFSSLNDEIRSLRELVLLSEDGDNSILGEIESEMKAVEKRMNSFELEILLSGEHDRSNALMNIHPGAGGTESQDWAEMLLRLYTRYLDKKGYKFKLLDLQPGDEAGIKNATIEVKGELAYGRLKAEAGIHRLVRLSPFDANHRRHTSFASVFVYPEVDDNIDVEIDPEDIRIDTYRASGAGGQHVNKTDSAIRITHYPTGIVVQCQNERSQHRNREMAMKVLRSRIYVKLLEEEEEKKSKITGEKKAISWGNQIRSYVFHPYTMVKDHRTNVQTGNITAVMDGEIDDFIEAFLRMKERTD is encoded by the exons ATGACCGAAAATCTACCGATAAGAGAGATCGAAGAATATGTAAGCGATATGGAAGAAAGACTCTCCAGCCTC AGGAGTATCTTTGACCTTGAAACAATGTCCGCACAGACCATTGAGATCGAGGAAAAGATGTCATCGCCAGGTTTCTGGGACGACCGTGAGACAGCGGAAGAACTTATAACCAGGCTGAAATCTCTTAAAAGCAAAACTGAACCGTTTTCGTCGCTGAACGATGAGATCCGCTCGCTGAGAGAATTGGTGCTTCTCAGCGAAGATGGGGACAATAGCATCCTGGGCGAGATAGAGTCGGAGATGAAGGCTGTTGAAAAGAGGATGAACAGTTTCGAACTGGAGATCCTCCTTTCCGGAGAACACGACAGAAGCAACGCGCTGATGAACATTCATCCCGGCGCCGGTGGCACGGAATCTCAGGACTGGGCCGAGATGCTGTTGAGGCTGTACACGCGGTACCTGGATAAAAAAGGGTATAAATTCAAACTTCTCGATCTTCAGCCGGGAGACGAGGCTGGGATCAAGAACGCGACTATCGAGGTGAAAGGTGAACTCGCCTATGGAAGACTGAAGGCTGAGGCGGGGATCCACAGGCTTGTAAGGTTATCGCCTTTCGACGCCAATCATAGGAGGCACACTTCCTTCGCTTCGGTATTCGTCTATCCGGAGGTGGACGATAATATCGATGTTGAGATCGATCCTGAGGATATCAGGATCGATACGTACAGGGCGAGCGGGGCGGGCGGACAGCATGTGAACAAGACTGATTCGGCGATAAGGATAACGCACTATCCGACCGGGATCGTCGTCCAGTGCCAGAACGAGCGGTCACAGCACCGCAACAGGGAAATGGCGATGAAAGTGCTGCGATCGAGGATATACGTAAAACTCCTCGAGGAGGAAGAAGAGAAGAAATCGAAGATCACTGGGGAAAAAAAGGCCATTTCCTGGGGAAACCAGATCAGAAGCTATGTGTTTCATCCATACACAATGGTCAAGGATCACAGGACCAATGTTCAGACTGGAAATATTACTGCCGTCATGGATGGAGAAATAGATGATTTCATAGAAGCGTTCCTGAGAATGAAAGAAAGGACTGACTGA
- the coaE gene encoding dephospho-CoA kinase (Dephospho-CoA kinase (CoaE) performs the final step in coenzyme A biosynthesis.) — MRAPLIVVTGGIGSGKSTVAAILAGKDGKIIDADALAHGVYDDPALKEKLMERFGPGVFTRSGTVSRAKLGRIVFSDLRMMALLDRTVRPFVKELVSKTVRESRSRNKYIVLDAVLYFQYKFRFRADLVVTTRASERTRVKRIVERDKCDASEARRRIETQKGMEDEWNRAGVTIDTDCSRKALLRKTVDIREKFISALALS; from the coding sequence ATGAGAGCTCCCTTGATCGTTGTTACGGGAGGGATCGGTTCGGGAAAATCGACAGTCGCGGCGATACTTGCCGGAAAGGACGGGAAAATAATCGACGCGGACGCTCTGGCACACGGGGTTTACGATGACCCCGCGCTTAAAGAGAAATTGATGGAAAGGTTCGGTCCGGGAGTGTTTACCCGTTCCGGAACGGTATCGCGGGCGAAACTTGGACGTATTGTCTTTTCGGACCTGCGTATGATGGCGCTTCTCGACCGGACGGTGCGTCCCTTTGTGAAGGAACTTGTATCAAAGACAGTCAGGGAAAGCAGGAGCCGGAATAAATACATTGTTCTTGATGCTGTACTGTATTTTCAGTATAAATTCAGGTTCAGGGCCGATCTGGTCGTGACGACCAGGGCATCCGAACGGACCCGAGTAAAACGAATTGTCGAAAGAGACAAGTGCGACGCCAGCGAGGCGCGCAGGAGGATAGAGACGCAGAAGGGTATGGAGGATGAATGGAACAGGGCAGGCGTCACGATAGATACCGATTGTTCGCGTAAAGCCCTGCTGAGGAAAACCGTTGATATACGCGAAAAATTCATCAGCGCTTTAGCCCTTTCGTGA